The genomic window TTGTCGCTGGCATCAAACGCCCCCGATAAAGTATCGCAacaaaaaagtgttttgaaaaaGTACGGCAGGCAGCCGTAGCTTCGTCAACCTTGGGATGTTTCCTTTTggtataaattttcattttctctttcgcTTCTCCCACTGGTTGATGGTGACCAGCCCTTGTTGACTAGTGAGCCCATTATTTAAGCGTGACTATTTAGGAACACATGCGCATATTTAAAAATAcagtttggttttcattttggtTTCAACTTGATTTCTACCATTGGATTACTTTAGTCAAGGCTCATCTTATCTCATCCCAATGGCATAGAAGGGTAAGTTAGCTACCCATGTTACACGCCCACACACAAAATTCAATGGTGCCGTGTGGTAGATGATGTAGATGGTTAAAACTTAATAAATTGTTTCACTAAATTCAAAATAGTCACGGTTTGCATAATGGTTTATTGTGACTTTAGTgatgatttataatttttttagcGACTTTGTTACAGTACCCATAGGAACTCAAGGGTCGTCATTTCTAAATACTTTTGATGTTATTTGAGAAGAATAACATTATGTTACGGTCTAACCCAAAAAATagttgtttcatgaatctgccctaccTCTTGAGGTAGATGCAGGAGGCGCCAAATCGGCTTCTCTGCTCCATTACTTTTGAGGAGCTCTCTTATATAGGGCACATTACTACGAAGAGATATTATTACAAAAAGGCATCAATAAAATCAGGAAACTAATAAAGTTAGCTACAGGCGTGGCTCAATCTGGAATATTCTGCTCCCTTACGCCAAATAAGCAGCTGAATTTTGCTGATGAGCAGGCAACGGCATCTTCAATGCCGACGGGAAGACTTGGAAGGTGCAGAGGAAGTTAGCCAGCCACGAATTCAACACCCGATCGCTGCGTAAATTCGTTGAGACCGCCGTGAAGTCGGAGATCTCCGGCCGCCTCATCCCGCTTTTCACCTCTGCTGCGGCCGGAAAAACCGTCTTGGACCTCCAGGATGTGCTTCAGCGGTTCGCCTTCGATAACATCTGCAAGGTCGCTTTCGGTTCGGATCCCAGCTGCCTCGACCTCAATCTGCCTCCCTCTGAGTTCACCTCGGCTTTCAACCTCGCAGTGCGAATCTCGAGCGAGCGTTTCCGGGTCAGCTCTCCAATGGTCTGGAAAATCAAGGCTGCATTAGGATTGGGGATGGAGCGGCAACTCAGAGACGCCATCCGCGTCGTCGACGACTATGCCAGAAACCTTATCTGCGAGCGGCGGCAGAATCCGATCACTTCCCCGGAGGACTCCGACCTTCTGTCGAGATTTATGAGCTCGAGTGCTGGTGACGAGGAGTTCCTCAAAGACATAATAATCAGTTTCCTGCTTGCCGGAATGGACACGACATCGGCCGCGTTGACATGGTTCTTCTGGTTGGTTTCCAACCACAAGCGCGTAGAGGAGGAGGTTCTGAAGGAGATATCGAGCATCAAAGAAGAAGCATTTGGCTTCGACGAAGCGAAAGAGATGCATTATTTGCACGCCGCGATCTGCGAGAGCATGAGATTGTATCCGCCGGTGCCGACTGACGGCAAGTTCGCAGCCGAAGATGATGTTCTGCCGGACGGCACCGTGGTGCCGAAGGGGGCGGAGGTGATTTACGCTCCCTATGCGATGGGGAGGCTGGAATTGTTGTGGGGTAAAGATTGGGAGGAGTTCCGGCCGGAGAGGTGGTTGCaggaggaaggagagggagggaacAGAAGGTTCGTGAACGAAGACCCTTACAAGTACCCTGTTTTCCAGGCAGGGCCGAGGGTGTGCTTGGGGAAGGAGATGGCCTTCATCCAGATGAAATGCATCGCTGCCACCGTTCTCCGCGACTTTAGGGTTGTACCAGCGGTGCCCGACTTCCAGCCGGTGTTCGCATCCACACTGACTTCCAAGATGAAGGGCGGCTTTCCGGTGAGGATTGTCCAAAGGAAGCCATGACAATGACCACCTGTATCTTTGTTCTTTCCTCCCTTTCCTCTGGCGCGTTTGGATTATTACTCTGTTTACTTCTTTCGGTTTTTTCAGTATTGGGTTTGTCCCAGTGTTTGCCCCCTTTGGTAGACGAGTCCTTCCCGGTACTTTTAGATGTAGAAAATATGGACATCCAGTCGGTATGTTTGAGCAGATATACACaagttacatattttctttatttaatagaAGTAGAACTTAAATTTTCTGTATTTATACAGATTTTATGTTCGtgattttctatatatatatttttaagtctCGCATTGCTGACCATGTTTTAATCGAAATCCAGGGCTCGAATATGAGCATGAAAAGCACGAAAGTAGAGGCCCCCAAACACGAGATAGTATGCTTGGAATGTCGTGAAGAAATTTACAAATGACAGCCGAGTGAAGAGCAAATCTCCGTCGTCCTTGTGAGTTGTAACAACATGGGGAGATGGAGCACAAATATTAGTTGAGGAATCTTcgtaattttataaaaaattataaatttaatatgcattttgAATGGAATctggccaattttcaaaatgaagaatattgaatataggatatttattgaaaactaaatctgatcgaTTAACCTAATCCAATCAGAAGTCATTGCTTACATTGCTTAAAACGAAATCTGATAAGATTTCTTAaccagatattaattttttttttccatatcctaTTATTTCAGAACAGTTCAGTTAAATATCTAACCCAAACCACAAATATTGACATGCATACTCCTCATTGCCTGTACCACCTATTGTTTGATATCGTTCGGCTGCTTATGAACAGTTTTGCacaaaaaacctctttttcttcatccaagTATGGCCCCAAATGTTTCCCCATAATAGGTTCATCAATTTCCTTCCATCAATTTACcactatgcaaaaa from Nymphaea colorata isolate Beijing-Zhang1983 chromosome 6, ASM883128v2, whole genome shotgun sequence includes these protein-coding regions:
- the LOC116255996 gene encoding cytochrome P450 94A2-like, translated to MKGNGIFNADGKTWKVQRKLASHEFNTRSLRKFVETAVKSEISGRLIPLFTSAAAGKTVLDLQDVLQRFAFDNICKVAFGSDPSCLDLNLPPSEFTSAFNLAVRISSERFRVSSPMVWKIKAALGLGMERQLRDAIRVVDDYARNLICERRQNPITSPEDSDLLSRFMSSSAGDEEFLKDIIISFLLAGMDTTSAALTWFFWLVSNHKRVEEEVLKEISSIKEEAFGFDEAKEMHYLHAAICESMRLYPPVPTDGKFAAEDDVLPDGTVVPKGAEVIYAPYAMGRLELLWGKDWEEFRPERWLQEEGEGGNRRFVNEDPYKYPVFQAGPRVCLGKEMAFIQMKCIAATVLRDFRVVPAVPDFQPVFASTLTSKMKGGFPVRIVQRKP